The Faecalibacterium sp. I3-3-33 DNA window TCACATCCAAAGAGTTCCAGCAGCGTTGGCGCGATATCCACTGTTGTTGCCAGTTGTTCACACCGTCCACCCTCAGCGATGCCCGGAACATGGAAATAGAACGGGAGATGTGCCAATTCGTCATAAGGCGGCGGAAAATTCTTGCCGAGCCATTCGTGTTCGCCCAGCAGGAAGCCGTGGTCGGTGTTGACAATGAGGACCGTATCCTTCCACATATCGTGCGCATCCATGAAGTCCAGAATCAGCCCGAGGTGCACATCGCACATTGTCATCAGAGCCGCATACTCTCTAGCTGCATTTTGCAGATCTTCACGGTAGTCTTCGCTTGCAACTCTGCCGTATCGGGGCCAGTTCAAAGTTTCTTCTTCCGGCAGATCGTACAGGGCACGGTATTTCTGCGGAACATAGAAGGGCTCGTGAGGATCAAAGCACTCTATCTGTAAAAACCAACTGTCTTTTTCCACGTGCTCTTTCAGAAATTCCAGTCCGGCCTGTACAGTTCGTGTGCCGGACATTTCTTCTTCCGTCCGCTGACGCTCCCGGTTGCGGTAATGCTGTGTTACGGAGATGCCAGTCTTATTGAGGGGATGGCGTTTCTCTGGCATGTCCACCGGGATATCGTGCGCCACAAAGCGGTCGCCCTCCTGTCCACGGAAGCCCTCCCAGGTGTCATAGCGGTTGTGATAGGTGCAGCCACCGTCTTCCCAATAGTGCGAATGGTCTGTACACAGATGGGTATAGACGCCCTCCGCACGCAGGACTTCGACACAAGAACGATCAAACGGTTCCAGCGGACCCCAGCTTCGATGAAGAAAGTTATGCTTTCCGGTATGTAGTTCTCGTCGGGCCGGCATGCAGGGCAGACTGCCCGCATAGAAATTGTCGAAGGTTGTGCAGTGTTGTTCCAACCGTTTGAAATTAGGCAGTTTTGTCCAGTTACAGCCGTAACTCGGCAAAAACTTTCGCGTCAGCGTATCAAACATCACCATAACAACTTTCACAAAAATACCTCCCTAGATGAAGTGCTTTAGCGGCCAAGCTTCTGCTTTACTGCGGCCTTGGATGCTTTGGCATCCTGAACCGTCACACCATCTTTGTCTTTATAAAAAATCAGCGTTGTGATAAAGCCAAGTACCATAGCGATGCCAACTGCAATCAGAACGCCGTAGAACGAAATATCAAAACCAACTGCAGGATTGATATAGGCGGGGAATGCAAATAGACCCATGCCGCCCATAGTATACATATTGACCCCCAAGCCCCCCATAATGGCACCGCCAACAGCAGAGCAGAACAGCGTGATCACAAAGGGGACTTTCAGAGGCAGTGTAACACCATAGATGGAAGGTTCGCTTACACCGAAGAAGCTGGAGATTGCAGCAGGCAGAGCAGTTTCTTTGATTTTCTTATTCTTACTTTTCAGATATACCGCAAAGACGACCGCGCAAGTGGTAAAAGGAACCGCCTGCATACAACAGATGACGTTTTCAAAACCATTGGTCATAAGGTTGTTGATCATAATTGGAGTGATTCCCTGATGGACACCAAACATGACCAGTACCTGCCACAGTCCGCCAACCAGTGCACCGGAAAGAATCGGACTAAAATCGTGAAATACTGCAAACATCATGCCAATAGCATCGCTGATCCATGTTGCGACAGGACCAACGATAATCAACGTTACAGGAACAGCAATTAAAAGTGTGAATGCGGGAACGAGGAACATTTTGACAACAGCCGGGCAGATCTTTTTTATCAGACGCTCTACCTTGGACGCAAAGAATACGGCCAGAACCGCGGGAATAACAGTCGATGCGTAATTCATCATAATGACGGGGATACCTGCAAAGGTCGTGGTCACGTTGCTTTCAAATGGTGTGCCGCCGAGAACCGAAAACAACACTTCGCTGGATCGAAGGGCTGAAATATTGGGATGCAGGAGAGCGGCACCAACAGCTGCGCCTACAAAACGATTCATACCAAACTTCTCTGCGGCGGTAAAACCGATAAATACCGGAAAGAAGTAAAAAATAGTATCGCCAATAGCATTGATGACCACATAAGTGCCGGACGATGTGCTGATCACGCCCAGTGCACCAAGAAAAACACTCAAACCTTTCAGGATGCCACAGCCGCACATCAGACCAAGCAGTGGAGTAAAAATGCCGGAAATCGTTGACACAAACAGATCAAAGAGATTTTGGTTCGTATTAGTGTTTTCCGCTTCAACCTCACCGCCTGCCCCGATGCCGCCAAGCTTCAACACTGCATCATAAGCGTCTTCAACCGCGTTGCCAATGACAACTTGATATTGACCGCCTTTCTGAATTACATCCAGGATCCCGTTTTTTTCCTTCAATGCAGTGGTGTTTGCCTTGGATTCATCCTTAAGTCTGAATCGAAGACGCGTGACGCAGTGTGTCAATGAGACGATGTTCTTTTTCCCACCAACATTTTCAACGATGAATGGAGCAAGAGCGTTATAATCAATTTTGGCCATAAAGATTCTCCTTCATTTGCTTTTTACCAATGTAAAAATTCCGGGCCCTGGAATCTTTTCGATAGATTCATTATACGGTCATTCGTTCGTAAAATCAATATTTTTCTAAACAAATGTTCGCTTTTTGTCGTGCTGCACAAGAACATTTGTTCGTTTTTGTACACTATTTTCGGGAATTTCGATTGTTTTACAGCTCAATTCTGGACAGATGTTCATTTTTCGATTATACTTGAAATAGTGATCCTTACCGATACCCCAATTTTTAGACTCCGATGGAGGTAATCTCTATGACAGTTCTGGAAAATATGCAGGCTGTGCTTCCCAGTCTCCCCAAAAACGAGCGCAAAGCCGCAGAATACCTGCTGAACTATCCGCACGATATCCAGCGCCGAAGCGCTGAGCTCATTGCACAGGATGCCGGCATCTCACGCAGTGCCATCGTTCGTTTATGCCAGAAACTCGGATATCAGGGATGGTCTGAGTTCAAATATGCCTATCTTCATGAACCGGCTCTGGCAGCTTCTGCACAGGAGCACAACATCCTGACCCGGTACGAAAACATTATCCAAAAGCTCCGTCAAGGGGTCGCCGCTGATCAGCTTCAGACGATCGTTCAGATCATCCACCGGGCCAATCGCGTTATCACTCTTGGCAACTATCACTCTGGCATGTCTGCACAGCAGATGGCTTTTCGTCTGAATCGTTCCGGCATCGACAGCCACTTTATGAATGATACTTCGCAGATGGAATGCTATGTTTCCTTCATCCGATCTAATGATGTTGTATTTATTTTTTCTCTCAGCGGTGATCCGCTTTATGAATCCCTTGTGGAACAATATGTTCAACGAGGAGCATCGGTCATTCTCATCACCATGTCGACCCGTACCACTCTCGCAAAACTTGTTACCCAGACGGTTGTGCTTCCTTTCCTTAGCCACGAGCGATGCAATTATCTTCTAGATGATGCGATTACTTTTTTCATGTTTATTGAGATGATCATAGAAGCGCTTCATGAAGAAAGCTCTAAGCAGTAAAATAGAAGATATTAAGCTGAGGTAACAATGAAAAATTTGAACTTTCTAATCAAACCGGCTTCAAGTCTGTGCAATATGCGTTGTCGCTACTGTTTTTATGAAGATGAAGCAGTCAATCGTACAGAAGCCAGCACTGGCCGAATGACGACTGAAACTGTCGATTGTTTGATTCAACAAGCCTTTGCTGCATTGGATAACAGGAACAGTAGCGTGACGTTCGCCTTTCAGGGAGGAGAACCAACACTTGCTGGGCTGGATTACTACCGTTATTTTGTTGAAAAGGTTTACCAGCATAACGCAAACCACGTCCACGTGAATTTTGCAATTCAGACAAATGGCCTGATGATTGATGAACAGTGGGCTGTTTTTCTGGCAGAAAATCGCTTCCTAGTGGGAATCAGTATAGATGGCACAAAAGCTCTTCATGATGAATTACGCCCAGATGCTTCTGGAAGATCCACATGGGCTCGCGTGACAAAAGCACTTTCTCTTTTGCAAAAAAATAAAGTTGATACAAACATCCTCTGTGTTGTTACACGATCGTGTGCAAAAAGCCCTGTCAAAGTGTATCATACGCTTCAGAAACTTGGTGGTAACTATCTGCAATTTACGCCGTGTCTTGATCCATTAGGTAAACCTCGTGGCAGTATGCCATATTCCATTACACCGGAACTTTATGGACACTTTTTATGTGGGTTATTTGATGAATGGTATCGGGATTGGCAAGCTGGTCAGTATACAAGCGTCCGTTTATTTGACGACTATATCTATCTTGCTATGGGAATGCCTGCAGGAACATGTGCCACAAGTGGAAGCTGTGGAAATTATCTTGTGGTGGAAGGAAACGGCTCTCTCTATCCTTGTGACTTTTACTGTTTAGACGAATGGAAACTGGGGGTAGTGAAGGATACGTCATTTGTCGAAATCATGCAATGCGATAAGGAGCGCCGTTTTTTGAAGGACGGAGCAGAACATCCTGCTGAGTGTAATTCATGCCGCTGGCGAAGAATGTGCTTCGGCGGCTGTAAACGGGATTGGTATGTAGATTCCACGGGAAATCATAACTATTTGTGTGGCGCTTTCCAGATGTTTTTTGAACATTCATTTCCCAGAATCGAACAAATTGCAAAACAACAGAAAGCTTGTTTATATTGAGATTTCTTGGATTTTTTTAGAAAGACCTTGTATTTATTGAAGCTGCATGATATATTATACGAAATTCAAGATCGGCAAACGTATTATTGTTCAATGCTGTATAAATGGGAGGTGCCTGCCATGACTGCCGTGATATACGCCCGCTATTCCAGCGACAACCAGCGTGAAGAATCCATTGAAGGCCAGATTCGTGAATGTACGGCCTATGCCGAAAAGAATGGCATTACGGTGGTCAAGCACTACATTGACCGTGCCATCTCTGCCAAGACCGATAACCGCCCGCAGTTCCAGCAGATGATCAAGGACAGTGAGCGTGGCATCTTTGACGTCATCATTGTCTGGAAGCTCGACCGCTTTGCCCGGAATCGCTACGACAGTGCCCGGTACA harbors:
- a CDS encoding sulfatase, translated to MKVVMVMFDTLTRKFLPSYGCNWTKLPNFKRLEQHCTTFDNFYAGSLPCMPARRELHTGKHNFLHRSWGPLEPFDRSCVEVLRAEGVYTHLCTDHSHYWEDGGCTYHNRYDTWEGFRGQEGDRFVAHDIPVDMPEKRHPLNKTGISVTQHYRNRERQRTEEEMSGTRTVQAGLEFLKEHVEKDSWFLQIECFDPHEPFYVPQKYRALYDLPEEETLNWPRYGRVASEDYREDLQNAAREYAALMTMCDVHLGLILDFMDAHDMWKDTVLIVNTDHGFLLGEHEWLGKNFPPPYDELAHLPFYFHVPGIAEGGRCEQLATTVDIAPTLLELFGCDQTPMGEMDGRSLLPALEGKPVREWALFGVHGCYTGITDGRMTYLKAEQNEDAPLYEYTLMPTNIRGYFSEDQLRRGELVEGTRFTNGIPCIRYPVVKIYQTAKLKDRLYDLKKDPEQLKNLSGSPEETVWKDKLTNALKQVQAPQEEFFRLGL
- a CDS encoding PTS transporter subunit EIIC — translated: MAKIDYNALAPFIVENVGGKKNIVSLTHCVTRLRFRLKDESKANTTALKEKNGILDVIQKGGQYQVVIGNAVEDAYDAVLKLGGIGAGGEVEAENTNTNQNLFDLFVSTISGIFTPLLGLMCGCGILKGLSVFLGALGVISTSSGTYVVINAIGDTIFYFFPVFIGFTAAEKFGMNRFVGAAVGAALLHPNISALRSSEVLFSVLGGTPFESNVTTTFAGIPVIMMNYASTVIPAVLAVFFASKVERLIKKICPAVVKMFLVPAFTLLIAVPVTLIIVGPVATWISDAIGMMFAVFHDFSPILSGALVGGLWQVLVMFGVHQGITPIMINNLMTNGFENVICCMQAVPFTTCAVVFAVYLKSKNKKIKETALPAAISSFFGVSEPSIYGVTLPLKVPFVITLFCSAVGGAIMGGLGVNMYTMGGMGLFAFPAYINPAVGFDISFYGVLIAVGIAMVLGFITTLIFYKDKDGVTVQDAKASKAAVKQKLGR
- a CDS encoding anaerobic sulfatase maturase gives rise to the protein MKNLNFLIKPASSLCNMRCRYCFYEDEAVNRTEASTGRMTTETVDCLIQQAFAALDNRNSSVTFAFQGGEPTLAGLDYYRYFVEKVYQHNANHVHVNFAIQTNGLMIDEQWAVFLAENRFLVGISIDGTKALHDELRPDASGRSTWARVTKALSLLQKNKVDTNILCVVTRSCAKSPVKVYHTLQKLGGNYLQFTPCLDPLGKPRGSMPYSITPELYGHFLCGLFDEWYRDWQAGQYTSVRLFDDYIYLAMGMPAGTCATSGSCGNYLVVEGNGSLYPCDFYCLDEWKLGVVKDTSFVEIMQCDKERRFLKDGAEHPAECNSCRWRRMCFGGCKRDWYVDSTGNHNYLCGAFQMFFEHSFPRIEQIAKQQKACLY
- a CDS encoding MurR/RpiR family transcriptional regulator; this encodes MTVLENMQAVLPSLPKNERKAAEYLLNYPHDIQRRSAELIAQDAGISRSAIVRLCQKLGYQGWSEFKYAYLHEPALAASAQEHNILTRYENIIQKLRQGVAADQLQTIVQIIHRANRVITLGNYHSGMSAQQMAFRLNRSGIDSHFMNDTSQMECYVSFIRSNDVVFIFSLSGDPLYESLVEQYVQRGASVILITMSTRTTLAKLVTQTVVLPFLSHERCNYLLDDAITFFMFIEMIIEALHEESSKQ